The region TTCAAGGGCTCCGGAATTATACAATATGTTTAATCAATCCAATCAAAAAAGAGGGTTACAACAGGAAGCATTGACTTACGCTGTTTATGCGGCCGGTGAAACTCTGGACCATTTAAAGAATATTGAGCCGCTAATCATGCGGGTAGCTGAAAAGCATGTTGCCTTAGGTGTCAAACCGGAACAATATCCCGTTGTTGGCGAAGCCCTTCTTCAGGCCGTGAAAGATGTCCTTGGTGACAAAGCTACAGATAAGGTGATTGACGCATGGAGTGAGGCCTATAACACCATCGCTGATGCATTTATAAATCTGGAGCATGATCTATATGAGGGGAAAGAACAAAAACCTGGTGGTTGGCATGGATTCCGGGACTTTCGTGTTGTTAAAAAAGTTGAAGAGACTGACCTTGTGACATCATTTTATCTAAAACCTGAGGATCAACAGCCGATTTCCTCATATGAACCCGGACAGTATTTGACATTAAAAGCAGATATTGAAGGTGAAACATATACCCATATGAGACATTACAGCTTATCGGATGTCCCGGGAAAAGACTACTATCGAATTAGTGTTAAACGAGAAGAAGGCAATGGAGAAGTTCCGGATGGGGTTGTTTCAAATTATTTGCATAATCGCGTACAGGAAGGAGATACGCTGCCTTTTGCTGTTCCAGCCGGTGATTTTACAATGATGAACGATGACCTCCCCATTGTTTTGATTAGTGGGGGGATTGGACTAACGCCTCTCATGAGTATGTTAAATACATTAGCTGATACCGGACGATCTGTGACTTACATTCATGCAACACAAAACAGTTCAGTCCATGCGATGAAAGAACATGTTGAGCAATTAACTTCTGAATATCCAAACGTCGATTCTTATG is a window of Virgibacillus ihumii DNA encoding:
- the hmpA gene encoding NO-inducible flavohemoprotein codes for the protein MNSTKLSIVKSTAPVLKDHSREIGTRFYNLLFSRAPELYNMFNQSNQKRGLQQEALTYAVYAAGETLDHLKNIEPLIMRVAEKHVALGVKPEQYPVVGEALLQAVKDVLGDKATDKVIDAWSEAYNTIADAFINLEHDLYEGKEQKPGGWHGFRDFRVVKKVEETDLVTSFYLKPEDQQPISSYEPGQYLTLKADIEGETYTHMRHYSLSDVPGKDYYRISVKREEGNGEVPDGVVSNYLHNRVQEGDTLPFAVPAGDFTMMNDDLPIVLISGGIGLTPLMSMLNTLADTGRSVTYIHATQNSSVHAMKEHVEQLTSEYPNVDSYACYDSPTAEDRSAQNFDKEGFINLDWLKSILPSNQADFYFCGPVPFMKAVNKALKDWNIPEKQTHYEVFSPVSILEEQKSEKPSVTASR